One window of Centropristis striata isolate RG_2023a ecotype Rhode Island chromosome 21, C.striata_1.0, whole genome shotgun sequence genomic DNA carries:
- the LOC131959102 gene encoding microfibril-associated glycoprotein 4-like — MKLVSVVLLLAPLLTSCQNLGQPVDCSEIHQHDNTQSSGVYTIYPAGEWSAVQVYCDMDSLRGGWTVFQRRMDGSVNFYRPWDQYKVGFGSAAGEYWLGLDNIHYLTNHQHYELLVDMEDFEGAKVWARYTSFSVGAECDGYVLNVSGFIDGGAGDSLKHHNGKKFSTLDKDQDIWPNHCARTFLGAFWYGNCLHANPNGVYRWGADNAVHAVGVEWKHWKGHDYSLKTISMKIRPVQ, encoded by the exons ATGAAG CTGGTGTCAGTCGTCCTCCTCCTTGCTCCACTGTTGACCAGCTGCCAGAATCTCGGCCAACCTGTGGACTGCAGTGAGATCCATCAGCATGACAACACCCAATCCAGTGGCGTGTACACCATCTATCCTGCTGGAGAATGGTCTGCTGTCCAG gtgTACTGTGACATGGATTCATTGAGAGGAGGGTGGACG GTGTTCCAGAGGAGGATGGACGGCTCTGTGAACTTCTACAGGCCCTGGGATCAATACAAGGTCGGCTTTGGTAGCGCTGCTGGAGAGTACTGGCTCG gtcttGACAACATCCACTACCTAACAAACCACCAACATTATGAGCTGCTGGTGGACATGGAGGACTTTGAGGGAGCAAAGGTGTGGGCTCGGTACACTTCGTTCTCCGTTGGTGCAGAATGTGACGGATACGTACTCAATGTGTCCGGGTTCATCGATGGGGGGGCAG GAGACTCCCTGAAACATCACAATGGAAAGAAGTTTTCCACCCTCGACAAAGACCAGGACATCTGGCCAAACCACTGTGCCAGGACATTCCTGGGGGCCTTCTGGTATGGTAATTGTTTACATGCAAACCCTAATGGGGTTTATCGTTGGGGGGCTGATAACGCTGTTCATGCTGTTGGAGTGGAGTGGAAACATTGGAAGGGTCATGACTACTCCCTGAAGACCATCAGCATGAAGATCCGTCCTGTGCAATAA